The following are encoded in a window of Roseimicrobium gellanilyticum genomic DNA:
- a CDS encoding M23 family metallopeptidase: MLRRFSRPTPALPRSAALSLLQVALTVCLWWSTTSAGLAFNTIRCQLADGFDFPVGKPEADGYYKARGFWPNGHLGEDWNGRGGGDSDLGDPIYCIGRGVVVLSEDVRVGWGNVVIIRHAYREITGKIEMVDSLYGHLYQRNVKVGQVVERGQLVGTMGGNNGMYPVHLHLEVRKNLAIGMNRSSFARDYSNYHSPTAFINAHRRLSVDMRKYDVPVDTFAPYGGELTEAQEQVSRSTSPSTYTHKSPSARAGQPDSSGVIRTGRGLRIPVVGGTARPAVTAPVTPPSTPPGSTGGTAASTIPSGSAPPPAPAPAGGAEKSDFWSRLKGKLKDGQVTPGVEEKK, from the coding sequence ATGCTTCGTCGCTTTTCCAGACCCACCCCCGCCCTCCCCCGCTCCGCCGCCCTGTCGCTTCTGCAGGTGGCGCTCACGGTCTGCCTGTGGTGGAGCACCACGAGCGCGGGACTGGCGTTCAACACCATCCGCTGCCAGCTCGCTGATGGCTTCGACTTCCCTGTGGGCAAGCCAGAGGCCGATGGCTACTACAAGGCGCGTGGCTTCTGGCCGAATGGGCACCTCGGTGAAGACTGGAACGGCCGTGGCGGTGGCGACAGCGATCTGGGCGACCCCATTTACTGCATCGGCCGCGGTGTGGTGGTGCTGTCTGAGGACGTCAGGGTGGGCTGGGGAAATGTGGTCATCATCCGGCACGCGTACCGCGAGATCACCGGCAAGATTGAGATGGTGGACTCCCTGTACGGCCACCTCTACCAGCGGAATGTGAAAGTGGGCCAGGTGGTGGAGCGCGGCCAGCTCGTGGGCACCATGGGCGGGAACAACGGGATGTACCCAGTGCACCTGCATCTGGAAGTGCGGAAGAATCTGGCCATCGGCATGAACCGCAGCAGCTTCGCCCGCGACTACTCGAACTATCACAGCCCCACGGCCTTCATCAATGCGCACCGCCGTCTGTCGGTGGACATGCGGAAGTATGATGTGCCGGTGGATACCTTTGCTCCCTATGGTGGCGAACTGACAGAGGCGCAGGAGCAGGTGTCGCGCTCGACCTCACCCTCCACGTACACGCACAAGTCTCCTTCCGCGAGGGCTGGACAACCAGACTCAAGCGGCGTGATTCGTACGGGGCGCGGGCTGCGCATTCCGGTGGTAGGTGGAACGGCAAGACCGGCGGTGACAGCTCCGGTGACGCCGCCCTCGACGCCGCCAGGCAGTACGGGAGGCACTGCAGCATCCACGATTCCGTCAGGATCTGCACCGCCTCCTGCCCCCGCTCCGGCTGGTGGCGCCGAGAAGAGCGACTTCTGGTCCCGCCTGAAAGGCAAGCTCAAGGATGGACAGGTGACGCCGGGAGTGGAGGAGAAGAAGTAG
- a CDS encoding undecaprenyl-diphosphate phosphatase, with amino-acid sequence MPDWLSAILLGLIEGLTEFIPVSSTGHLLIAEKWLGHRPDWFTVFIQVGAALALLPIFWSKLMGLLMTWQRPESRDYLLKLTLAFFITGVGGLVLDKLNYELPETVGPVAWATLIGAFVIWGIEFWRRAPQGNPNLTWTIAIVCGLAQLLAAVFPGTSRSGATIMAALALGLARPAAAEFSFILGMITLTAAGGYKLFDAWKDGELHGAGALDLTLGFIAAAVSAFIVVKWLLRFVQHHNFNGFAIYRFILGAVLLVWFME; translated from the coding sequence ATGCCCGACTGGCTCTCCGCCATCCTGCTTGGCCTCATTGAGGGCCTTACCGAGTTCATCCCCGTCTCCTCCACGGGCCACCTCCTCATTGCGGAGAAGTGGCTGGGCCACCGCCCGGACTGGTTCACCGTCTTCATCCAGGTCGGCGCCGCGCTCGCCTTGCTCCCCATCTTCTGGTCAAAGCTCATGGGCCTGCTCATGACTTGGCAGAGGCCCGAGTCCCGCGACTACCTGCTGAAGCTCACGCTCGCCTTCTTCATCACCGGCGTGGGTGGCCTCGTCTTGGACAAGCTGAACTACGAGCTCCCGGAAACCGTGGGACCGGTCGCCTGGGCCACCCTCATCGGTGCCTTTGTGATCTGGGGCATCGAGTTCTGGAGAAGGGCTCCCCAAGGCAATCCCAACCTCACGTGGACCATCGCCATTGTATGTGGTCTCGCCCAGCTCCTCGCCGCTGTCTTTCCCGGCACCTCACGCTCCGGGGCCACCATCATGGCGGCGCTGGCCCTCGGGCTCGCACGCCCCGCAGCGGCCGAGTTCTCCTTCATCCTCGGCATGATCACCCTCACGGCTGCCGGTGGCTACAAGCTCTTCGACGCTTGGAAGGATGGTGAACTCCACGGCGCGGGTGCACTGGACCTGACCCTCGGCTTCATCGCGGCGGCCGTCTCCGCCTTCATCGTGGTGAAGTGGCTACTGCGGTTCGTGCAGCATCACAACTTCAACGGGTTCGCCATCTACCGCTTCATCCTGGGCGCGGTGCTGCTCGTCTGGTTTATGGAATGA
- the rimO gene encoding 30S ribosomal protein S12 methylthiotransferase RimO: protein MIKVGLVSLGCAKNLIDSEIMIGHLQQAGMAMTPEPDLADVLIINTCSFIDMAKKESISSVHEAVDGRAEGGKKRAKQKIIVAGCMAQRFSQELPNLMPEVDAFIGLDQLTKVAPVIEGLLGKKRAEDEAPENHVTEKPQWIPDYDTPRFRLTPKHSAYVKIAEGCNHPCSFCIIPKIRGRHRSRTQDSVVKEVEALVKSGVKEINLISQDTTYFGMDKWEGQRPNPRSGVDSTRGESLSTLIRALNAIEGDFWIRLLYTHPAHWSDELIQAVAESPKVARYVDIPLQHISDHMLTLMKRETDGNYIRDLVKRMRAGIPGLAIRTTFIVGFPGETEADFEELVEFIDEFKFERAGVFNYSKEEGTRAYKMEGHIHHSTRQRRWNEAMRALQHRAEEFNAGMVGKTVRVLVEKPGEARTFMDAPDIDGTVFVDPTLPVGEFAEVTIQDWRGYDLVAKR, encoded by the coding sequence ATGATCAAAGTCGGACTCGTCTCCCTTGGCTGTGCCAAGAACCTCATTGATTCGGAAATCATGATCGGCCACCTCCAGCAGGCGGGCATGGCCATGACTCCGGAGCCCGATCTTGCGGATGTACTCATCATCAACACCTGCTCCTTCATCGACATGGCGAAGAAGGAGAGCATCTCCAGTGTGCATGAGGCCGTGGACGGCCGTGCTGAGGGGGGCAAAAAGCGTGCGAAGCAGAAGATCATCGTGGCCGGCTGCATGGCCCAGCGCTTCTCCCAGGAACTTCCGAACCTCATGCCCGAGGTGGATGCCTTCATCGGCCTGGACCAGCTCACGAAAGTGGCTCCCGTCATCGAGGGTCTCTTGGGCAAGAAGCGCGCCGAAGACGAGGCTCCCGAGAACCACGTCACGGAGAAGCCCCAGTGGATTCCGGACTATGACACGCCCCGCTTCCGCCTCACGCCGAAGCACTCTGCGTATGTGAAGATCGCGGAAGGGTGCAATCACCCCTGCAGCTTTTGCATCATCCCAAAGATTCGTGGCCGCCACCGCAGCCGCACCCAGGACAGCGTGGTGAAGGAAGTGGAAGCCCTCGTGAAGAGCGGGGTGAAGGAAATCAACCTCATCTCCCAGGACACCACTTACTTTGGCATGGACAAGTGGGAGGGCCAGCGGCCGAACCCGCGCAGCGGAGTGGACAGCACTCGTGGTGAAAGCCTCTCCACCCTCATCCGTGCGCTCAACGCGATCGAAGGCGACTTCTGGATCCGCCTGCTCTACACCCACCCCGCGCATTGGAGTGATGAACTCATCCAGGCCGTCGCAGAGAGCCCCAAGGTGGCCCGTTACGTGGACATCCCGCTGCAGCACATCAGCGACCACATGCTCACTCTCATGAAGCGTGAGACGGATGGAAACTACATCCGCGACCTCGTGAAACGCATGCGTGCCGGCATCCCCGGCCTGGCCATCCGCACCACCTTCATTGTCGGCTTCCCCGGGGAGACCGAGGCGGATTTCGAAGAGCTTGTGGAGTTCATTGACGAATTCAAGTTCGAGCGCGCCGGCGTCTTCAACTACTCCAAGGAAGAAGGCACTCGCGCCTACAAGATGGAAGGGCACATCCACCACAGCACGCGCCAGCGTCGCTGGAATGAAGCCATGCGCGCCCTGCAGCATCGGGCGGAAGAGTTCAACGCCGGCATGGTGGGCAAGACAGTCCGCGTGCTCGTGGAGAAGCCCGGTGAAGCCCGCACGTTCATGGATGCCCCAGACATCGACGGCACCGTCTTCGTGGATCCTACACTGCCCGTGGGCGAGTTCGCGGAGGTGACGATCCAGGACTGGCGTGGCTACGACCTCGTGGCGAAGCGATAG